A window of Eulemur rufifrons isolate Redbay chromosome 18, OSU_ERuf_1, whole genome shotgun sequence genomic DNA:
aaaaaaaaaagtctttaagaaGGCGGGAAAgatgttgagaggattaaagCGGTAACCAATTCCGTGGGTGAAACAAGAAACGCTACAGTCTATCGTCCAATCAGAACACGAGGGTCGCTATAAATACCGGGATGACCGACTCCTGTTCTCACTTGTGTTGAGTGGGTAGACATGGCTCGCACAAAGCAGACTGCTCGCAAGTCCACCGGGGGTAAGGCGCCGCGCAAGCAGCTGGCCACCAAGGCGGCCCGCAAAAGCGCACCGGCCACTGGCGGCGTGAAGAAGCCTCATCGCTATCGGCCCGGAACCGTGGCTCTGCGCGAGATCCGCCGCTACCAGAAATCGACGGAGCTGCTGATCCGCAAGCTGCCTTTCCAGCGCCTGGTGCGGGAGATCGCGCAGGACTTCAAGACCGACCTGCGCTTCCAGAGCTCGGCGGTGATGGCGCTGCAGGAGGCGTGTGAGGCCTATCTGGTGGGGCTTTTCGAAGACACCAATCTGTGCGCCATCCACGCCAAGCGAGTGACTATTATGCCAAAGGACATCCAGCTTGCCCGCCGCATTCGTGGGGAGAGAGCATAAATTTTCCTCCAGTGGACCCAGTATGCATCCCACCTCAAAAGGCTCTTTTCAGAGCCCCTCAGTTGGTCACCAAAAAGCAGCTGTTAACTTTTGAAGCGCAACGTTATAGCCCTATACTTGTGCACTTGTGCAGATTGCGTGAACACAGAACGGTTCAAGACTATGGAGGATTGCATTACAGTCTGGGAGGCGATGTGATAACGGAATTTCATTGCAAGTGCAGAACCAGCTCATCCTCCTAGTGCAGTAAGATGTAACAAGATCCTATTTGGATAAACGAGGGAACTTAAATTTTTAGAGACATAATAGATTACGCAGAGTGAAAAACTTTACATGCCTTATTGTGGACAATTGTGCTAATGAAGTTTAATTTTTCTAAGGTATCCAACCTCTTAAGCtttaagaaatgtgttttcttgcttacaggcctgtgccactaAGAAACAGAACAGGTACTATCATGAGTGTTTAAAAAACCTGTTACATGGGTCCTAAAAAAATGTGGACAtagtggaatgatagacaatagAGACTTGGAAtggtggggatgggaggggatgatgagaaattattgAATGGGCACAATGTATATTCTTGGGATGATTGATATCCTGAAAGCCATGACATGATCACTATGCAATCTATGTGTGTAATAAAATTGGACTTGTACCCCATAATTTGTACAAATGAAAAACCtgttatcttttgtttgtttcaatgtAATGTTTAGCAAGCCATATGTTAGCTTGTGTGTGGGGAGCAGGCCTCTGAAGAGCTGTATACTTTGACCTACTGCAGGctgtcatctgtgaaatgaacaCCCTCTACCTCTGTAAGtctatcttaaaaaatatttgccaaagtCATTACACCATGTGCTTGTCACAGTCTGTGAAGTTGTatattcttggttttttttttttttcttcaaatagagAATCAGACTGAGAATTAAACCTTAGATGGCATTTTAAAGCTGTTCCTGGTTTCTACTTTATCCAGAATTATCAGTTGTATAAAAAGTTTCCTCATGTGCTCTTCCTATGTGACTATCATTACCTCATTTTGCAGTTTACCTTTTTTGGTACACATCTTGACTCTAGGAGATGGCAGAGTTATGTGAAGACAATTTTTCTCCTGAGTGTTTTCTCAGGCAGTCAGCCCTTTTGGgccttcccttctttcccctaTTCTTGGATTTAACAACTAACTCCAAAAGCTTTTTGGAAACTCTGAGAATTgactcagaaaacaaacaaaaccccagttCTGGCCTAAGGGGGCCAGAAGCCTCTTACAATTAGAGTTCCTTCAGTGGATGTCTGCTAGGTATAAGGACACAATTTGATGCTGTCCCTTCCAAGATTCAAATATAATTCTCTTCTCACCCCTATAGTATTCTCCCATCACAATAGAGCTGAGGCCATGTGTCTAGGTTTAAATCTCAGAACTGCCAGTTATTAGCTGTATATGTCAAGTTACTCATtctttctctgggtctcagcttgTACAGCTGTAAAATGTggcaaatgaattaaaaacctGTAGAACATGTTTAAGTTTACTTACTGACACTTAGTAAATACTTAATGAATGTTAGCTCTTATTATCATAGCCCTGTCCCCTTTAGGCATAGAATTTTGGGTCTTTTTCCCCTGGATCTTCTGAAAGTTTAGTGTTTGAAACAGTGGAAAGTGCTTGGTTAGAACATTTTCTTGTGAAGATCTCCTTTTCTTTAAATCTCAATTTCCATTGTTCTAAAAGAGGCCTTGTAGCATTATCTGTGTCTGTGTGAAGTTCAAAACACAGCAAACAGAACAGGTAGTAAATAGTTTAAGCTTTGAAAGCCATATATAATCTCacatgttctttttgctttttacaaTCCTTTAGAAATGTAAGGCATTTTTTAGCTTGAGGGACATACAGAAACAAGCCACTTGTCCAGATTAGACCCTAGTTTGCCAACCCCTCCAGGAACTCTTGGAGAGAGGATGAAGTGTGTTGGCTACTTTAAACTTTCCAGTACAGCATTTCATGAGCAAGAACTGAGTAACTTGATTTCATTAAAGATTTGAATCATCCTTGATCTCCTCTGTTACTCAGGCACAAAATCCTATCCACTCCCCTCCCCGCCGCCCCCAATAAACAGCAAACTTCACCCTTCATTCCAACCTCACTGCCTCAGTTATGTTTTCCTTGATTCTTCTGAACCTCTATAAACTTCAGTGTTTCAATACCAAATCCAATCTTCTTATAGTCAGTAGCCAGTTATTCTAAAATATGAGTCTGTTTGCACTTTAATGCATAAAAAATCCATATTGATGTATCCTGACTGTTTATAAGAGAGGGTATTCCTGGTGGTGCATGCAGCTTATTAAATGTTGATGGAGATTTCAGTGGGATCAGTGGAAAGAACGTTTTGAAAACCTGACAGGTCATCTAAACAGTTTGTGCATTTCAGTGCCACTGGGAGCCACTGCATAATTTTCAACATGTTTGACAGTTTTATCTAAAGCAAATTATCTATGCTAAGTACTTTTCTTCCCTATTTTAATGGATTTGCCCAGGACCTAAAGAGAGCACCTCAATCAGAAAGTATAGCAAATTTAAgtttggatttgaacccaggtggttAGATTCTGAAGTCAAAACGACTTGTATTTCTCCTGCCACAATGTGGAAGAGATCATTCTGACTGACATCTGTACTTTTCCAAGCTGCAAAATCTCATTCTCTAAAGATATCAGCACGTGGAAACTCCTAAGAGATAGAACCGGTTTTCAAAAGTAAGATCTACATGGTTAATTTAGGGCTGTAGGCAACCAGTTGCTCTGTGCCTGTGTTACTTGCTATAGTTAGAAACAAAGTTTATGCCCAAACCAAGGAACCTAGTATCTTTCCTCTTGCAAAAATCAAAGGCTGAACTTAGGGACAAATCTTTTAAGATAACTTTCACTGGATACTTAGTAGAAATTTATTGCAACATGCAACTAACCAGCATGATGCCCTCAGCTGGGTAGATTCTTATGAAAAGctgaagggatttttaaaaatatctttcgtCAATTGCTCATGATTCGTGAAAACACAAACAAGTACGTGAACCTGGAAGCTGTTTTCCTCCTTTGGAGCTTCAAAGTGTAAAATTCTGTACTgttgttttaagtatttaatcaaaTTTCGGGGACTAACAAACACAATTTGAGAGTCCAACCGGGAGCGGCTGCGGCCCAAGGGCGGTGGATTGGACGCTCCACCAATCACAGAGCAGCGCCGGCTTATATAAGCCCCGGGCCCGAGCAAAGCAGCATTGCAAAACTTGCTCTTTGGATTTGGTATCTCTTCTTTTCTAGCAGTTTCTTATCACCATGTCGGAAACCGCTCCTGCGGAGACAGCCGCCCCGGCACCAGTGGAGAAATCCCCCGCTAAGAAGAAAGCAACTAAGAAGTCGGCCGGTGCAGGCGCGGCTAAGCGCAAGGCGACCGGGCCCCCTGTGTCTGAGCTGATCACTAAGGCTGTGGCCGCTTCTAAGGAGCGCAATGGTCTTTCTTTGGCCGCTCTTAAGAAGGCCTTAGCGGCTGGTGGCTACGACGTAGAAAAGAACAACAGCCGCATCAAACTGGGCCTCAAAAGTTTGGTAAGCAAGGGTACTCTGGTGCAAACCAAGGGCACTGGAGCGTCTGGCTCCTTCAAGCTGAACAAGAAGGCGGCCTCCGGGGAAGCCAAGCCCAAAGCGAAGAAAGCAGGTGCGGCTAAAGCTAAGAAACCTGCTGGGGCCACCCCTaagaagcccaagaaggctggggGAGCTAAAAAAGCAGTGAAGAAGACTCCGAAGAAAGCGAAAAAGCCTGCGGCAGCTGGCGTCAAAAAAGTGGCGAAGAGCCCTAAGAAGGCTAAAGCCGCTGCGAAGCCGAAGAAGGCAGCTAAGAGCCCCGCCAAGCCCAAAGCGGTTAAGCCGAAGGCGGCCAAGCCAAAGGCCGCCAAGCCTAAGGCAGCGAAGCCCAAAGCTGCAAAGGCCAAGAAGGCAGCTCCCAAAAAGAAGTAGGAAGTTGGCGAGTGAAAGCCGCAACAAAGCCCCAAAGGCTCTTTTCAGAGCCACCCCAGAGATCTCTGAAAATTGCTGTACACAGAATAAAACTAATTTTGCCCCAACCTCACCCTCCGATTTTTGGGGGAATTTCCTCAGCCTACAGTGTATGGATATGAGGTTTGAGGTCACTATCTGTCTCGGACTTAAACTGAAACTGAAAATCATTTTAGTTGGACGCCCAAAGTAAGCAAGGCAGTCTTTTCGAGCCTAAAGCCAGGAACTAAATGGTTAATATGTCTGGCTCTCTGTGTAAATTACCAGTTAATTAACCTTTAAGTACTATCTGCAGCCGTTGGTTTTCAAAAGTCAGTTTTCTGAGCGATTACAATGAAGCCTCTTAAGTTTAAAAGTCCCGCGCCATAGTCTGGTTGGTTAGTTTCCTTGCTTTTCCATCAATAGGAAGTGTACTCCCGGTTGAGGCGCCGGATACTTTAGCAAGCGTCATCCACCCAAACTACACACCACAAGATGTTAAGGCTAAAACTTTTACACAGTTCTGAAACCAGCTGGCTATGAAATTGTCTGTTGGAATATCACGCACATAAGGCAAACGACTGTGGTGATATTCCAGCTTGACTTGAGCTTTATCATAATAGGGCAAGATCTTCAATTAGATTAAGATAGGGAGTCCAATTTTGTGCAGATGAGGCACAAGGGTTTGGCCTTCCTCACATGTGGTTACAGGAAACACAACATTCCAGAGTTTAGTACTGCTCCCAGCCTATTTCCTTACCGAGGACAGACACTTTATGAAACTTGGAAGGTACCTCATTTTCATCTAAAACGGATTGCTAAACCGTAGTTGTTACATGAAATGATTTATTTCCTCTCCCCAGTAACTACTGACGTTTTTTACTGGTGACCCAGCTCTTCCAGAGAAATAGTAGGTGGCTCTGAAAAGAGCCGTTGGTTCCGGAGGCGGTGCTATCGATACCTTACTTGCCCTTAGGCTTGTGGTGGCTCTCGGTCTTCTTGGGCAGCAACACCGCCTGGATGTTGGGCAGGACACCGCCCTGAGCGATGGTGACTTTGCCCAGCAACTTGTTGAGCTCTTCGTCGTTACGGATGGCCAGCTGCAGGTGGCGAGGGATAATGCGCGTCTTTTTGTTGTCACGAGCAGCGTTGCCTGCCAGCTCCAGGATCTCAGCGGTCAGATACTCCAGCACGGCCGCCAGGTACACCGGAGCACCGGCTCCTACTCGCTCAGAGTAGTTTCCTTTGCGGAGCAGGCGGTGCACACGGCCCACAGGAAACTGAAGTCCTGCCCGGGAGGAACGAGTCTTGGCTTTGGCGCGAGCCTTGCCACCTTGCTTGCCGCGTCCCGACATTGTAATACCACAATGGCTGAAAGTCTAAAGTGTATAAGCCAAAGCTACAGTACTTATAGTCAATATTGGGCGCGAAAATAAAGCAATGCCATTGGCTAAAGGTGCAGTTCACTTAAACCAATGGAATCGCGGTTATGAAAAACGTTTATTTTGACTGGACAGTTTATATGTGACGTCATCTAGGGTCGCCAGCAATCACATACATGATTTTATTAACCGCCTCAGTTGCATAAGAAGTTTTGAAATAAACAGCATAGGTACTACTCCACGTAACCTCTTTTCTGATCCTTTAGACTTTCTTTGCAGCTAATTTTCATCATACCTGAACCGGCCAAGTCGGCCGCCCCAGCCCCAAAGAAGGGCTCCAAGAAGGCTCCACCAAGGCGCAGAAGAAAGATGGCAAGAAGCGCAAGCGCAGCCGGCAAGGAGAGCTACTCCATATACTTGTACAAGGTGCTGAAGCAGGTCCACCCCGACACTGGCATCTCGTCCATGGCCATGGGCATCATGAATTCCTTCGTCAAAGACATCTTCGAGCGCATCGCGGGGGAGGCATCTCGCCTGGCGCATTACAGCAAACGCTCAACCATCACCTCCCGGGAGATCCAGAGGGCCGTGCGCCTGCAGCTGCCCGGAGACGCTGGCCAAGCACGCTGTGTCCGAGGACACCAAGGCTGTCTGTCACCAAGTACACCAGCTCCAAGTGAGCTCCTCGGTAGCTGCCCACACCCCAAGGCTCTTTTCAGAGCCATCCACACTTTCCAAAAAGAACTCATTTTTGGTTGCTCATTTTGTCCCTCCCTTAGAAGTAGCCAAAGGCAGCATTGTTCTGAATCCCTTAATAAACGCTTTATTTATGCAAAAGATACTTTGTTGTCTTCTGGTGTTTAAGATTATCTGCCACAAAATTTTTTGTGTTACAAACGTCAAACACCCAAAACAGGAGTTTTATtgtgcttatttcacttaacatccaGACTCATTTAATGCTGAGAATTCCCCTAGTGcctagaaaatttcaaatgtgCTTTACAGTAAAAATCTTAtcaacatataaagaaaataattagctggACGTTTTGCAGGTTGTACCATCATTTTCAGGCCTCCAAATCTTGgagaactcaataaatatgtaatcCAAGTGGTATGctctttagatttttctttttaaggtaagTGATGGAAATGTGTTTTCTTGCTACCTCCATTTTAGGCCTAATTTGCACAAAATGACCTCAAGGTGTTGAGATAaaatggaggaaggaaagaaaaaagttagaacCAATTTGAAGCACCTCTTCCCACCAGTTAGGAACATTTGGATCCTCCCTAGCTAATCCAGAGGCTATGTCAGCAGCttgaatttttctattaatagttattttctttgcattcttCCTAGGTAGATCAAAGTACTCTGCACTCCCCCAGCTCCACACCTTTCTAATTTATGATGTAACttgattttgcttttgcttcatACTTTCCATTCACCTTTAATGTTTCTCCACTTCAAGGAATGGCATGTTTGTTTACTATTATTTTCACATGGTCAAAGTTTTTCCTGGTTAAAAGAGTTTAGAATGTAGGTCAGTTTTTTCTCTGAGTCACCTACACATTTCATCTCATTCTATTTCCCCATTACTCTTTTTTCTGTAATAAGGGGGGAAATTCTAGATAAAAAGGCAATCATTTTGAAACACAAAGGAGGGAGAGTAGTGGGAAGGCATTTTCTCCAAGAGAGAAGTGTGGTCTCCCAGTGTTTAGGATGGCAGAGCCATTTTGCCTCTTTTAGGAATCAATGTGAGATACAAGTCCCAAGTGTTCTACAGACCATCAGACAGTATGATCTTAAAACCCAacacctttattatttttctaggtaTTAGTCAATCTTTTCCCATTAAAAGGCAAATGACCTAGGCCTGTGggaataaaaagcacaaaatttgGGCCAAATTTATGAGCTCAAAGAGCAAAGAACAAAGTTAAGGAGCTGAGTCTTCAGACAAAGCCAGTAACTGTCTTCCCTCCAGCTTCGAAAAGGTTGATGgaaattgtgaactaaaataaaattttaaggctcactcCCCCAACCAGCTGACTAAgtggaccccctcatggccaaaggaattttctaaaactaaattgcctccCAGAAGGAAGGAGGTCACacatgccttatcatgcccccctcccttcttggggacatcctttgtaacccattaacaggcctcagggtatgcaagacaaacctataGGTCCttaatttacacaacaaatatatgttggtggcttatctctgataaacagcttctatgttaaaacattccaagcctttgaacaaagcttcatgtctttaaccaattataagccaaagaatctttaaactcacctataacctgtaagcccccccacCCTTTGAGATTgcccaaaccaatgtatgcctcccatgtattgaCTTATGACTTTATCTGTAAcccttgtctccctgaaatgtataaaaccaaactgtaaatCAGCCACcccaagtccacttgctcaaggcctcttgggtgtggctctgggtcatgatcctcaaatctggctcagaataaatctctttaaaattattttacagagtttagcttcttttccattgacaagatAATGTAGGATTAAGACAGAAAATGAAGGTCAAGAAAGCCTGAATGCAGCCATTTTGACTGATACCAGACCCTAACCACCCTGAACAAAGAAGTCACCAGTATGTTGCCAGCCCAGAACCACCGAAGGATggatgaattattaataataagctGTATGCCTTACAAACTGTGTttacctttctgtgacagcagtttGTGATTAACTTTTATGGCCTGGCCTCAAGACAATGCCGGTCACATACAGCTATTCCCTAATAGGCTTtgtgaatacataaaaatgttaccattgccGAATAAGGGGTCCACCTCTTGCTCGGGAAAGGACCCCTACTCTGTATGTGGAGTAAGATGTATTGTCTATCtctctcccatccaagtactaaccaggcccgactctgcttagcttccaagatcagacgagatcaggCGTGTTTGGGGTGCTATGGCCATagactgtctctctctctcaataagcTTTCTGTTGCTAGTTGGCTTGCTCTCTAATTCTTTCCCacatgaagccaagaacccacttgtcGAGTTCAGAGGTTCTTTCCTCCCTTCATTGGGACAACTCCTACATCAGAAACCCTTTGCAGAAATCCATTTTTTTACTAGATCAACCAACATTATTCAATCTGAAATTACTACTGTTATTGTTGCAGTGAAGAAATGGACTAATATTAGGTTCATATAGgtagaattattattttctaaaatatacctTACAGCTGTTCTCCGCTACTGTAAAGTCAATGTTGGTCCACCATCCAAATCCTGTCTGTCCTTTAGAGCCAATCTCAAGTCTTACTTCCTCTGAAACCTTTCCTGATTATTCCAActtaaattgttttcctttcttgaagCTTCTCCAGagttttctccttcctgtttgAACATTTACTACACACATACACCCGGCCTATTTGTAAGCTGGGACTTCCCTGTCTTTCCTATATGTTTACAATTTCAG
This region includes:
- the LOC138399077 gene encoding histone H1.5; translated protein: MSETAPAETAAPAPVEKSPAKKKATKKSAGAGAAKRKATGPPVSELITKAVAASKERNGLSLAALKKALAAGGYDVEKNNSRIKLGLKSLVSKGTLVQTKGTGASGSFKLNKKAASGEAKPKAKKAGAAKAKKPAGATPKKPKKAGGAKKAVKKTPKKAKKPAAAGVKKVAKSPKKAKAAAKPKKAAKSPAKPKAVKPKAAKPKAAKPKAAKPKAAKAKKAAPKKK
- the LOC138399085 gene encoding histone H2A type 1-F, whose amino-acid sequence is MSGRGKQGGKARAKAKTRSSRAGLQFPVGRVHRLLRKGNYSERVGAGAPVYLAAVLEYLTAEILELAGNAARDNKKTRIIPRHLQLAIRNDEELNKLLGKVTIAQGGVLPNIQAVLLPKKTESHHKPKGK
- the LOC138399081 gene encoding histone H3.1; its protein translation is MARTKQTARKSTGGKAPRKQLATKAARKSAPATGGVKKPHRYRPGTVALREIRRYQKSTELLIRKLPFQRLVREIAQDFKTDLRFQSSAVMALQEACEAYLVGLFEDTNLCAIHAKRVTIMPKDIQLARRIRGERA